Within Spinacia oleracea cultivar Varoflay chromosome 4, BTI_SOV_V1, whole genome shotgun sequence, the genomic segment TCAGCAAAATATTCTATAAAAGGAACCTACAACCAACTCTGTCATCGGGCATATAAGGTTCTGTGGCAACAATGTGTTTGGAACAGGCTTTATGTTCCAAAGCATAGGTTCATTCTTTGGCTCACAATGCTTGATAGGCTGAAAACAAAGGACAAATTGTTTAAGTTAAAAATTGGTTCTGATGACTTGTGCCCCCTGTGTGGTTCAAAAACTGAGATTGCAAACCACCTCTTCTTTGATTGTCCTTTCAGCTGCAATTGTAAGAACCAAATCATGGGTTGGCTTGGCTTTCAAAACAGCAAGAACTCTGTATCAGTTCTCCTTAAATGGATTCAGAGATATGCCAAGAGTAAGGTTCGGAAAACAATTATATACACTGCTATGGCTTGCCTAGTTTGTCACATTTGGAAAGCTAGGAACACAGCAGTGTGGAGATTCCAAGTCCCTGTAATCAAGAACACTGTCAAGATCATTCAGTCTGAGGTCAAAAGCAGAATTGTAAACTTGCGTAGAAAGAAAACTTGTAATAGAGATAGGGATTGATTTTTTAGCCTTTGAGGCTTTTTAGGGTCTGTTTAGGTTTGGTGTTCCTAGACTTTGGTTGTTTGCTTCCATTATGACCTGCTGGGACTTTTCTGGTTGTCTGTTGTAATGGTTGTTGGTGATCAATAAAATTAGTATTtgcttgaaaaaaaaaaaagtaccatttgtcATTCCTAATTATACATTCATATTTTAGTAAAAGTTTGTCAATATATTTTGGAGTTTAGATAAGTACTTTTGTTATAACTAATTGAGTGTAAGTTATGACCCATACACAATATattatagaaaatatggtcaaaaTTACCACAAGACATGATATGTTTTTTATAGAAATTTATTTGTCATTATTTGTTCCTTCATATGAGTATATTGTTGTTTTGGCCTAAATCCCGTCAATAGATTTGTGATTCTATGTTAGGATCTGTATTTTAAACTAAAACTGTACTACTTATAATGTTCACTGTATTCGTCAAAATAAGTTTAAGATAATTGTGTAAATTTTTCAAATGGCAGATTGAACATTTTTTGAAGAAAGATGTTCACATAAGTTTTTATTAACTCTTACGTTACCCATCCTCATAAATTTATTTCAATAATAATGGGGGAGAGGAATCTAACTTGTATTagtattattcaaatttttattaGTTGATAATTTATTAACACAAATTATATTATCAACATACAATAACACataaatatgatttttttattattgttgtagTGACTAAAGTCATTAAGTATGCTAAGAGTGTGAAAAAATAGGATAATAATATTGCAGTTGAAGTTTATTTGTTAAGATTGTAAAACTATATGTTTTTATTATAGTTATTAGCAACATATAATGCAATATTAGAAAATCAATAGTAATAATGCATTGTATAATTTGCAATATTTTTCATGTTAAGTGATTGATAGTTTTCATATTAATATTAGAAAACCAATAGTAATAGTGCAGTGTAGTACTTTCGATTCTTGCCATAACAAATGAACTCGTAATATTTCTTGTAACATACTCCATATATTGTTCTATAATatggaaggaaacaaattagaaaataCATAGTTTTTAAAAGTTTCTTTAATGGAGtagaaattataaaattaaattaaattaaaaaagtcAAAGACACATAAAAAGATGACACGTGTTAATCATGttgtgtcttttagtatatagttattgattgattaaaaaatatatacttcctccatttttttattattgcaccatctACATTGGGCACAAGAATTAAGAAAGGTGGTAAAAGGTGAGAGATTGACAAAAATACCCATGTGATTAAGTACAAGTTGTAGGTAAAGAACAAGTGGGGTTTGGTCCCCACCACCCATACAAGgataaaaatgtcattttatgtaGGTAAACTTACTTAAAAAAGAAAACggtgcaattaatatgcaacttccgaaaaaggaaaatggtgcaataataaaaaaaatggaggaagtatttaatAGGGGTTGTGAAATATAGAGTAAATGCTATCTTCTTCTTCGTGAATGCTTCTTAGTTCCTGCCGCCAACCTAATTTCAGTTTTCCGGCGGAAAAACTCATACAATTAGCAAGTTTGCTTGGGAAACGTGAATATTAGACTGAAATCTCGTGTCCCATTCGTTTCCGGGGTGATTTCAGTTTCCAATACGTCTCTATTTTCTCGAAAGGGTTTTGGCGCGTTCCGAAACGCGTTTTCCGGTTTCCCGTTCCAGGACGTTTCGGGAACGGTACGTCGTGATTTTTTTGCCGTTGTAGTGATTATTACTTACTTATCTACATTAATTTTTTGGCGGATTGTGGAAGCTTTTGTTTAGTTCTGTTTTGCCAATCATAATAGGATtatctaaataaaaaaaatcaattaaattgTTTCTCCGTCTTGGCGACCGATCATACAAGGATCCAGTGCCGATCCTATACAGGGATCTTTGTCGCTTTACCTAGACCCGGGTATGAGGGCGAGTTATCGAAGTAACATTATAATTGAATAAAGTTAGCAACTTTTAATCTGTTTAGCAAACTGCTCAGTGCTTGTAGATATTTATTACTGAATTGTGTAAGCTTGTTTAGTTCTGTTTTGCCAATCATAATGTTTTCACATTTGGATTGTCTGAATAAAGAAGAAAGATGGATGTCCAAATGTAAGGCTATTAGTCGTAGTAGATTGCCTGAGCTACCAAATGAAATTTGGATTGAGATTATGTTGAAACTGCCCATTAAGCCTCTTCATATATGCAAATGTGTATCCAAGACATGGCACTATCATGTCTTGCACATTTCCGAGACCCAGAAGGGATTAGAGCTTCCAACTTGTGTCATTTTATTCGAAATTATGCGTCTTGATGTAAAACGAGAGTTCGATTTGTGTTATTTATCCCTTGGTGACTACAAGATTACAAAATGGTCAATGGATGATCAAACCGAAAACGCTACCCTAGAGATGACTGACCATCAAAATACCCATGAAGATTATCATGATGGTAATGTAAGTGGATTGTTGCTGGGAAACTTAACCATAAAATTTGGCGGCTGGATCTCAAATGCCAAAAAGTACGAGTTATGGAACATGCACCGTGGCTTGATGCTTAGCGTCCTCGATACTCATACTTATCTTGTATACAACCCTGCCACCAATGAGGTTTTTGTCCTACCTAAGTCTCCTTCTCAACTTTCCAGAATTCGACCCACTGAGCTAGCAGCCATCGTTAATTTTTCAGATTGTCTTTTCTCTACTGAATGTAATTTCAGGGTCATTAGTTTTTCCAAGGACACAAGAACAGAGAAAAGCATGGTATTGGTTGAGATTTATTCTTGTAACAAGAACGAATGGTTTGTGTCAGAGTTCCCCCTTGAAAAGGCAGTCTATTTAGAAAAATGGAATGTGTCTGGTGCTGTGTTTCTGGATAGCACCTTATTTTTCATGACGAACAAGAGACATGTTGTGGCAGTTCAATTCCATACAAGGGACCAAGTAAGCCTTTACTCTATGCGCCTGCCTTCTTGTATTGCAAAGGGCTTTATTGAATCACAGTTGCATGTCTCTCAAGGATGTCTTTATCTTGCCTACCATAAGTTTCTCAACCTATGGATTTGGAAACACAATTGAAGATCAACAGATTCTGATGCTTGGATCCCGCAGTTTATATTCAAGAAATCGGGTACTTGTTTATGCCAACCAGTTGTTGAGAAAAATTTTCGTCAAGTTGTGAGAGAACAAACTTCTCCAAGGATCATAATCATCCATCCTGAGGCACCGATTGTTTTCATTAACGTGCATTCATCCATCCTGAGGCACCGATTGTTTTCATTAACGTGCATTCATCCATCTATGCATTCCATCTTTTTAATGGTACTGTTGAGAAGATTGCTGAGATTTCTAAGGAAGAACTTCCTTCGTTTGGTACTGCCTGCATATATTCTCCATGCGTTGCCTCATTGAAGCGTCTAAACTCTAAAGCCAGCAAATCCAGATCGTTGTGATCAATGTACGAGATATGTATTCTCTTATTGTTTGCACATTGCTAGCTCTGGTAGAATTATATCTTGTGTTAATGATGACTTGATATTTTCTTACATGGGATCCTTGCCTTGTGCAGCTAGTTGACCGAGTATCTTGTTTGATACTTCTCAAGAGGACAACAAAGGCAACTAAACAAGACATTCTAGACTTGCATGGTCCAAACTAGTTTGAAGGCGCAACTTTATCCTTAAGAAGACATTGAATTATCATCTAATTAATTATACTGTATTTGTTTCAACTTTTTTTATACTATGCATTTTTATGTTGATATTGGTATCTCTTAATGTAATATGGTGAATATGTGATGTTTTTTTCTCTTGACAATTGATTGGCCTGAAGATACTTTCCTTGGACCAACAGTCTTAGTTCTTAATGTCTAATCACAGGCATTCCCATGAAGAGGTTGAAACTTGAAAGAGATGCTCAGATCATCCTCATTCTTGAATGTTGCCTAGTATCTGTTTCTTCTTTGGTTGCTGATTTGCTCTTTTGCGCTGTTACAACCATATTTCCTTCTCTTGTTCCTCTGACAGAAGTTTCATGAACTGAGATTCTCTGTGATTTAAACTCAACCTCAGCTGCTCGGGTGCTATTGTACGTTTATCCTGGTAACTACCTTGGCATAATGCTCACCTGTTTTTCCTTTTGCATAGCTGATAGTAACATTTATCAACACTTTGTTAAGTACTTGAGAACCATTTTTGAGCCAAGGATTTCCATTTCAAACTACAACTGTTGGGAAAAGCTTAGGCATTTGTGTGTGTATTGTTCCCAGTTCTCACTGAGTCACTGACCTTGATTTCTTGACTTTCCCTGAAATATCAGTACCAATTGGTGGCTTATTAATCATCCTTTTCTGCCTACATATTTCAGAGGATAAAGTTTTACTACTTGTACTTATTACATGTGTTAAATTAAGAAGAGCGAGCTACAGAAAATTCCTTATGAGATTAACTTGAAACCCTAACTGGGAATGAACCAAGTCCTCTTTGCCTCGCAATATAGGTTTAGGGTCGTTCAGCTCTTGACTCTTGAGCTTGTGCTCTCTAATTTAAGAGTTTTTTGATATTCATAGGATATACGAGTGGAATTTTGCCGGGGGTGTTTTCCTCCCTCGCTTTCTTTTCGTTATGCACATTAAACAGCCCTCCCTCAACCTTTATGAGAAAATTTCCGCCGCTCAAATTGAAGACTACGAGATTGATTCTATGCTTGTTTGGTTTTTAGGTTTGATATATTTATGATGTTTGGT encodes:
- the LOC110801307 gene encoding uncharacterized protein; this encodes MFSHLDCLNKEERWMSKCKAISRSRLPELPNEIWIEIMLKLPIKPLHICKCVSKTWHYHVLHISETQKGLELPTCVILFEIMRLDVKREFDLCYLSLGDYKITKWSMDDQTENATLEMTDHQNTHEDYHDGNVSGLLLGNLTIKFGGWISNAKKYELWNMHRGLMLSVLDTHTYLVYNPATNEVFVLPKSPSQLSRIRPTELAAIVNFSDCLFSTECNFRVISFSKDTRTEKSMVLVEIYSCNKNEWFVSEFPLEKAVYLEKWNVSGAVFLDSTLFFMTNKRHVVAVQFHTRDQVSLYSMRLPSCIAKGFIESQLHVSQGCLYLAYHKFLNLWIWKHN